In the Flagellimonas sp. MMG031 genome, one interval contains:
- a CDS encoding TonB-dependent receptor gives MKNTIYIILILFSSGTLLAQHTISGRVTDSKNNPIEGANIYLEGTYDGASSDAQGKFTFETAEEGMQTLVVSMLSYETHYEAGDISFFTDMEVKLLESFNSLDGVTLTAGTFEAGDNSKASVLKPLDIVTTAGAAGDFVAALQTLPGTTTVNEDGRLFVRGGTADETQVFIDGLRVFQPFNATANNTPTRGRFSPFLFKGISFSTGGYSAEYGQALSSVLLLNTTDVPVQEQTDISIMSVGGGIGHTKIWNEEQSLSLNINYINLSPYEELIPSTQGVHWISPYESISGETVFRSKGEKSMFKLYTGFNHANLDIEQEDINFDDFVRFRLKNNNLYFNGSYKYYFENDWSLISGASIAWDTNDIGIMEDQVDTKETSSHLKLKARKNFSNRFDLSFGAEYFHTDYDETFEDASNNRFENGFVDGLWAAFAESDIFLSHQFAMKLGVRAEQTSLLDEFQLSPRASLAYKPWENGQFSLAYGDFYQRPLTEVVKFDAEVGMERATHYILNYQYINNGKTFRAEAYYKDYDGLVQFNTEMPQFNSVYTNAGGGYAQGIDVFWRDSKSIKNLDYWASYSYLDTERQYRNFPEQATPNFAPKHNFSLVTKYWVNDLRSQIGFSYAYATGRPYENPNTADFMGERTRPLNNLSFNWAYLIDQQKILYFSVNNVLGTNNISNYQYANTPNSDGFFDRRAITPPADSFFFVGFFWTISTDGKSNQLDNL, from the coding sequence ATGAAAAATACCATTTATATCATCCTTATCCTATTTAGTTCTGGAACGTTGCTCGCGCAGCATACCATTTCAGGAAGGGTAACGGATAGCAAGAACAATCCAATCGAGGGGGCCAACATTTATTTGGAGGGCACCTATGATGGTGCCTCCTCCGACGCCCAAGGGAAATTCACCTTTGAAACCGCCGAAGAAGGAATGCAAACCTTGGTGGTTTCCATGTTATCCTATGAAACGCATTACGAGGCTGGAGATATCTCCTTTTTCACCGATATGGAAGTGAAGTTGTTGGAATCCTTTAATTCGTTGGATGGAGTCACCTTGACCGCTGGCACCTTTGAAGCTGGGGACAACTCCAAGGCGTCAGTATTGAAACCTTTGGACATTGTGACCACGGCCGGTGCCGCTGGGGATTTTGTGGCCGCATTGCAAACTTTGCCCGGAACCACAACGGTGAACGAGGACGGCCGCTTGTTTGTTCGAGGTGGTACCGCCGATGAAACCCAAGTCTTTATCGATGGGCTCCGTGTTTTTCAACCCTTTAATGCCACTGCCAATAACACCCCGACCCGGGGTAGGTTTTCACCTTTTTTGTTCAAGGGTATCTCTTTTAGTACAGGGGGCTATTCCGCTGAGTACGGTCAGGCCCTCTCCAGTGTACTATTATTGAACACCACGGATGTTCCGGTTCAGGAGCAGACGGATATTTCCATTATGAGCGTAGGAGGTGGTATCGGACATACCAAAATATGGAATGAAGAACAATCGCTGAGCCTTAACATTAATTATATAAACCTTTCTCCTTATGAAGAATTGATTCCCTCCACCCAAGGTGTGCACTGGATAAGTCCGTATGAATCCATTTCCGGTGAGACTGTCTTTCGGAGCAAGGGCGAAAAAAGTATGTTCAAGCTTTACACTGGGTTTAACCATGCCAACTTGGATATAGAGCAAGAGGACATCAATTTTGATGACTTTGTGCGGTTCAGGCTAAAGAACAACAATTTGTATTTCAATGGGTCGTACAAGTACTATTTTGAGAATGATTGGAGCCTTATCTCCGGAGCTTCCATTGCTTGGGACACCAACGATATCGGCATTATGGAAGACCAGGTCGATACCAAGGAAACCTCCTCTCATCTGAAGTTGAAAGCTAGAAAAAACTTTAGCAATCGGTTCGATTTGAGTTTTGGGGCGGAGTATTTCCATACCGATTACGACGAAACCTTTGAGGATGCATCCAACAATCGGTTCGAGAATGGTTTTGTGGACGGTCTTTGGGCTGCTTTTGCGGAATCCGACATCTTTTTGTCCCATCAATTTGCGATGAAGTTGGGTGTTCGGGCCGAGCAGACGAGCCTATTGGATGAGTTTCAGTTATCCCCGAGGGCATCATTGGCCTACAAACCATGGGAAAATGGGCAGTTTTCCTTGGCTTACGGTGATTTCTATCAGCGACCGCTCACCGAGGTGGTGAAGTTTGATGCGGAAGTGGGCATGGAGAGGGCGACCCATTATATCTTGAACTATCAATATATCAACAATGGTAAAACTTTTAGGGCCGAAGCTTATTATAAGGATTATGATGGGTTGGTTCAATTCAACACTGAAATGCCACAGTTCAATTCCGTCTATACCAATGCAGGGGGTGGCTATGCGCAAGGAATCGATGTGTTTTGGAGAGATAGCAAGAGCATCAAAAACTTGGATTATTGGGCATCGTATTCCTATTTGGATACGGAAAGACAGTATAGGAACTTTCCGGAACAGGCCACTCCCAATTTTGCTCCCAAACACAACTTCTCGTTGGTCACCAAATATTGGGTAAACGATTTGAGGTCACAAATTGGTTTTTCATACGCCTATGCTACCGGTAGGCCTTATGAAAACCCCAATACCGCTGATTTTATGGGGGAACGTACAAGGCCGTTAAACAATTTGAGCTTCAACTGGGCCTATTTGATCGACCAACAAAAAATACTCTACTTTTCGGTGAACAATGTATTGGGCACCAATAATATCAGTAACTATCAGTACGCGAATACACCTAATTCTGATGGGTTTTTTGATAGGAGGGCCATTACTCCGCCAGCGGATAGTTTTTTCTTCGTTGGTTTTTTCTGGACCATCAGTACCGATGGAAAAAGCAATCAACTGGATAATTTATAG
- a CDS encoding FMN-binding negative transcriptional regulator — protein MYIPPHYQNHNSEEVKEFIKQNSFGILINVMENKPWGTHIPLELEQDEHGNDVLVGHIAKANPQWKYFKDESEVLCIFNGPHAFVSSSWYKEEEVPTWNYVAVHVYGTLRVLTQEETMASMYRLVDKYEKNSKNPISLDDMSPQTLRQVKGVVGFEIRISDIQATYKLSQTRAADHATIISELKERPDSGSQGVASLMQNNKE, from the coding sequence ATGTACATTCCACCACATTACCAAAATCACAATAGCGAAGAAGTCAAGGAATTTATCAAACAAAATAGTTTTGGCATTCTCATCAATGTCATGGAAAACAAACCTTGGGGCACCCATATTCCCTTGGAACTGGAGCAGGATGAGCATGGAAACGATGTTTTGGTCGGGCATATAGCCAAAGCCAACCCGCAATGGAAGTATTTTAAGGACGAAAGTGAAGTCCTTTGTATTTTCAACGGTCCACATGCCTTTGTGTCCTCCTCGTGGTACAAGGAAGAAGAGGTGCCCACCTGGAACTACGTTGCCGTACATGTGTATGGCACGCTAAGGGTATTGACCCAGGAAGAAACCATGGCCTCAATGTATCGATTGGTGGACAAATACGAGAAAAACTCCAAAAATCCCATCTCCTTGGATGATATGTCTCCACAAACACTTCGCCAAGTAAAAGGTGTGGTCGGTTTTGAGATACGCATATCCGACATTCAGGCCACTTATAAACTTTCACAGACCCGCGCAGCGGACCATGCAACCATCATATCGGAGCTAAAGGAACGCCCCGACTCGGGGAGCCAGGGCGTTGCGTCTTTGATGCAAAACAACAAAGAGTAA
- a CDS encoding DoxX family protein, producing the protein MGLIKKLNKWANAHTYLLLDLVRVLLGVVFFVKGIEFMNNYQEMERLASPFQEWPGGMIFLHYLIPAHFVGGLLIVVGLLTRWAAIAQLPILLGAILTNFLGQMDTNNLMLAIIVLLTTLFFAVYGSGKHSVDYYLKMQQ; encoded by the coding sequence ATGGGTCTCATTAAAAAGCTCAATAAATGGGCAAATGCCCATACCTATCTCCTACTCGACCTTGTTCGGGTCTTGCTGGGCGTTGTCTTTTTCGTAAAAGGCATCGAATTCATGAACAATTACCAAGAGATGGAACGGCTCGCAAGTCCTTTTCAGGAGTGGCCGGGCGGTATGATTTTTCTACATTATTTAATTCCGGCCCACTTTGTGGGGGGATTGCTGATTGTTGTGGGATTGCTTACGCGTTGGGCGGCCATTGCACAATTGCCCATCCTATTAGGGGCCATCCTTACCAATTTTTTGGGCCAGATGGACACCAATAACCTTATGCTGGCCATTATTGTACTGCTGACCACGCTCTTTTTTGCGGTGTACGGTTCGGGAAAACATTCGGTGGACTATTACTTGAAAATGCAGCAGTGA
- a CDS encoding GNAT family N-acetyltransferase yields MNTIVSIIPYSDAYQDAFRRLNEEWIVKYFELEEMDKQALNHPKEYILDKGGYIAVALWKGMAVGVCALIPCPHEGYDFELSKMGVSPKAQGKGIGKLLGEHIIAKAKELGAKKLFLESNRKLGPALSLYKKLGFREMTQIASPYSRSDIQMELNIN; encoded by the coding sequence ATGAACACAATTGTCAGCATAATCCCCTATTCGGATGCCTATCAAGACGCATTTAGACGACTCAACGAGGAATGGATTGTAAAATATTTTGAGTTGGAAGAGATGGACAAGCAAGCACTGAACCATCCCAAAGAATATATTTTGGACAAGGGAGGTTATATCGCCGTAGCACTATGGAAGGGTATGGCCGTTGGCGTCTGTGCCCTGATTCCCTGTCCCCATGAAGGTTACGATTTTGAGCTCTCCAAAATGGGAGTATCCCCAAAAGCACAGGGAAAGGGCATTGGAAAGCTGTTAGGGGAACATATCATCGCCAAAGCAAAGGAATTGGGAGCTAAAAAACTGTTTTTGGAAAGCAACCGAAAACTGGGCCCTGCCCTATCCCTTTACAAAAAGCTGGGCTTTCGCGAAATGACCCAAATTGCATCGCCTTACAGCAGGAGTGATATTCAAATGGAGCTTAACATCAACTGA
- a CDS encoding PorP/SprF family type IX secretion system membrane protein, giving the protein MEIKLPQFPQTAFPSQVERYLYAFLIVLFLGLPIQAQEENNPYVSYDVPFQNLLKFNRFLINPTFSSIREDKSYINFFHRSQGADFDNNRQNYFLSYSGRLSDRVGLGFSLYNQREGVISNLGLMANYSHGIRLGEESSLTFGVNIPYYVSSFDPSRAVALEDDPVLNEASKSSILSFQPGLNLSIGSFDFGVFAQNLVDFNLRSGESLTNFNQKTFSGHIQYVKELENGNGIFEDARLMPLARVRFEGGEDAIFGGGVIFDLPKLGWIQGGYDQFYGASAGTGFNLNQRLSFGYNFEKSLNNSIANLGVTHEISIAYSFVPNLSKNTFMVSNEDEEKKLENTTVADAGEETKKTETNSKLDAKTTLRPTNQEDRAYWEERIAQLQQEQEDSYAVIDDLLYKMDSMKQSREQDMEKRFEMVMRLVKRHNGDDIPDIKAKAQKLYTVDSQQLDSVYNSIENSMNTALAQNTKKAGTATTPKEEGTFHGGAFKPIEKYISLEGVGQGHYIVANVFKNETYLKNFMEELKRQGLEAQYFKNPENGLNYVYLAKFEENELAYQAYQSKMKGKYQDEIWIMHVENSRYANWADAIFQDIE; this is encoded by the coding sequence ATGGAGATAAAACTACCCCAGTTTCCCCAAACTGCATTCCCGTCCCAAGTTGAGCGCTACCTTTATGCGTTCTTGATTGTTCTTTTTCTTGGCCTTCCCATTCAGGCACAGGAAGAAAACAACCCTTATGTAAGTTACGATGTCCCGTTTCAAAATCTATTGAAGTTTAATAGGTTTTTGATCAATCCTACGTTTTCATCGATTCGGGAGGATAAATCGTACATCAATTTTTTTCATCGAAGCCAGGGTGCTGATTTCGATAACAACCGCCAGAATTACTTTTTGAGTTATAGCGGTAGATTGAGCGATAGGGTTGGCCTAGGCTTTAGCCTTTACAACCAAAGAGAGGGTGTCATTTCCAATCTAGGTTTGATGGCCAACTATTCCCACGGTATCCGATTGGGAGAAGAGAGCAGCCTAACGTTTGGGGTGAACATCCCTTATTATGTCAGTAGCTTTGACCCCAGCAGGGCCGTTGCCTTGGAGGACGACCCCGTACTCAATGAGGCAAGCAAAAGTTCCATTCTGTCCTTTCAGCCCGGACTAAATTTGAGCATAGGAAGTTTTGATTTTGGCGTCTTTGCCCAAAATCTGGTGGATTTCAATTTAAGGTCAGGTGAATCTTTGACCAACTTCAACCAGAAAACCTTTTCGGGTCATATTCAATACGTAAAGGAACTGGAAAATGGCAACGGGATTTTTGAAGATGCCCGTTTAATGCCTTTGGCACGTGTTCGGTTTGAGGGCGGTGAGGACGCGATTTTTGGAGGGGGTGTCATTTTTGACCTTCCCAAATTGGGTTGGATTCAGGGCGGATACGATCAATTTTATGGCGCTTCTGCCGGAACAGGCTTCAATTTGAACCAAAGGTTGTCCTTTGGCTATAATTTTGAGAAGAGCCTAAACAACAGTATTGCCAATCTGGGCGTCACCCATGAAATTTCGATTGCCTATTCCTTTGTGCCCAATTTGTCCAAGAACACCTTTATGGTTTCCAACGAAGATGAGGAGAAAAAGTTGGAAAATACTACCGTGGCCGATGCTGGTGAAGAAACGAAGAAAACCGAAACGAACAGTAAGCTGGATGCAAAGACTACCTTGAGACCTACAAATCAAGAAGATAGAGCCTACTGGGAGGAGCGTATAGCCCAATTGCAGCAAGAGCAAGAGGATAGCTATGCCGTAATCGACGACTTACTCTACAAAATGGATTCTATGAAGCAGAGTAGGGAACAGGATATGGAAAAACGCTTTGAAATGGTGATGCGATTGGTAAAACGCCACAACGGCGATGACATTCCCGATATCAAAGCCAAGGCACAAAAGTTATATACGGTGGATAGCCAGCAATTGGACTCGGTGTACAATTCCATTGAAAACTCCATGAACACTGCTTTGGCCCAGAACACCAAAAAGGCTGGTACTGCCACTACACCGAAAGAAGAAGGGACTTTCCATGGAGGTGCCTTTAAACCAATTGAAAAATACATCAGTTTGGAAGGTGTGGGACAAGGACACTACATTGTGGCCAATGTCTTCAAGAACGAGACCTACCTTAAAAACTTTATGGAAGAATTAAAGCGCCAAGGGTTGGAGGCGCAATATTTCAAGAACCCCGAAAACGGGCTCAACTACGTGTATTTGGCCAAATTTGAAGAGAATGAACTGGCTTATCAGGCCTATCAATCAAAAATGAAAGGAAAATACCAAGATGAAATATGGATCATGCACGTCGAAAATTCAAGATATGCCAATTGGGCAGACGCCATTTTCCAAGATATTGAATGA
- a CDS encoding LETM1-related biofilm-associated protein, producing the protein MNPSASGWINKFGHLVDQESSYFDDFESLYRELKANGFIYGVHLSIPSFIPVEHTLSEDEIAKINLLTALYFTYTFEVGKTDFEAFVNKVFEYYQSLNVSRISFLNKILTGSKTESQLEKLIDSRIYLSDNTFSRALGNSLTNSLLYVDILIFIVYLKGEKNMMEHAQLLEYVTINIVYHALNSKQTHESDARLIQVLGSSLTYVDLDKAKFEGEYADLLNQNFSKNEKDYFLDMACLTIWEDKALDYTETDYIFGLGRDLGKSKKEVDFELRFVENFFEQNKEKVAYLSNKNLAVQFYDGMSKNVSKLILRNSKRLKKELAQSRELVSLLSKSTVKDLNAEEKKKVQNQLLDIFKSIPSLAIFMLPGGAILLPIFIKLIPKLLPSAFDDNRVEDN; encoded by the coding sequence ATGAACCCTTCTGCCTCAGGATGGATCAACAAGTTTGGTCACCTCGTAGATCAAGAGTCTTCCTACTTTGACGACTTTGAAAGCCTGTATCGGGAACTCAAGGCAAATGGTTTTATCTATGGTGTACACTTAAGCATTCCGTCCTTTATTCCCGTGGAGCATACCCTAAGTGAGGATGAGATTGCCAAGATCAACTTGTTGACCGCTTTGTATTTCACCTACACTTTCGAGGTAGGAAAAACGGATTTTGAAGCCTTTGTAAACAAGGTTTTTGAATATTACCAATCCCTGAACGTTAGTCGGATTTCCTTTTTGAACAAAATTTTGACCGGTTCCAAGACCGAATCACAATTGGAAAAACTGATTGACTCTCGGATCTATTTGAGCGACAATACTTTTAGCAGGGCCCTGGGAAATAGTTTGACCAATTCGTTGCTCTATGTCGATATCTTAATCTTTATTGTCTACTTAAAAGGCGAAAAGAATATGATGGAACATGCCCAACTTTTGGAGTACGTCACCATCAATATTGTGTACCACGCACTCAATTCCAAACAGACCCACGAATCGGATGCGCGATTGATCCAGGTATTGGGTTCGTCATTAACTTATGTGGACTTGGACAAAGCAAAATTTGAGGGGGAATATGCTGATCTATTGAACCAAAATTTCAGCAAAAACGAGAAGGATTATTTTTTGGATATGGCCTGTTTGACCATATGGGAAGATAAGGCTTTGGACTACACCGAAACGGATTACATTTTTGGTTTGGGAAGGGACCTTGGCAAATCGAAAAAAGAGGTCGATTTCGAGCTTCGATTTGTGGAAAATTTCTTTGAACAGAACAAGGAAAAAGTTGCTTATTTGAGCAACAAAAATTTGGCCGTTCAATTCTATGATGGCATGTCCAAAAATGTGAGCAAACTGATTTTGAGAAACAGCAAAAGACTCAAAAAAGAATTGGCCCAAAGTCGTGAACTTGTGTCCCTTTTATCCAAATCCACCGTAAAGGATTTGAATGCCGAAGAAAAGAAAAAAGTACAGAACCAGTTGTTGGATATTTTTAAGAGCATACCCTCATTGGCCATTTTTATGTTGCCCGGAGGAGCCATTCTTTTGCCCATTTTTATTAAATTGATTCCGAAACTGCTCCCTTCCGCATTTGATGACAACCGAGTGGAGGACAACTAG
- a CDS encoding 2TM domain-containing protein, translating into MKLFVRELLKAFLVGIAIFIVFLIIFFIKGWELTYQELWEEFWESMIFSTIIYMLNAASFILLMRKYDKELFTKKYIAYGILGNIVASIVGIVLSRFVLIVLINQRSFAQFLAEEQSEFYVSSFIISMAVALMFYAAYYYKYYKERQVKEQKIIAGSASARFDALKNQLDPHFLFNSLNVLTSLIDEDPHQAQNFTTSLSKVYRYVLEQKNKDLVTVDEELKFARTYVRLLKMRFEDSIIFDIPDQCSVPEAKIVPLSLQLLLENAVKHNVVTSSRPLHIKVYEDKGMLVVSNNLQEKQVVKKSSGVGLQNIKQRYRILTDREMVINKTTKDFSVSLPILTQKYTVMETQENYIEEKRYAKARERVQAIKDFYGNLMAYCIVIPFLWWLNLRTTEFLWAFFPTIGWGFGLTAHGMAAFGYNPLWGKRWEERKIKELMDKDDF; encoded by the coding sequence ATGAAACTCTTTGTCAGAGAACTTTTAAAAGCATTTTTAGTGGGGATCGCTATTTTTATAGTGTTCCTCATTATTTTCTTTATCAAGGGTTGGGAGCTCACCTACCAAGAGCTATGGGAAGAGTTTTGGGAAAGCATGATCTTTTCCACGATCATTTACATGCTGAATGCGGCTTCTTTTATTCTTTTGATGCGCAAGTACGATAAGGAGCTGTTTACCAAAAAGTATATCGCCTACGGTATTTTGGGTAACATAGTGGCCTCTATTGTGGGTATTGTGCTATCGAGGTTTGTGCTCATCGTACTGATCAATCAACGATCTTTTGCACAGTTCTTGGCAGAGGAACAATCTGAGTTCTATGTGAGTTCCTTTATTATTTCTATGGCCGTGGCACTTATGTTCTATGCAGCCTATTATTACAAATATTACAAGGAACGACAAGTCAAGGAGCAGAAAATTATTGCCGGTTCGGCATCGGCCCGATTTGATGCCCTTAAAAATCAATTAGATCCCCATTTTTTGTTCAACAGCCTGAACGTACTGACCAGTTTAATTGACGAAGACCCGCATCAGGCGCAGAATTTCACTACTTCACTCTCCAAGGTGTACCGTTATGTACTGGAGCAGAAGAACAAAGATTTGGTTACGGTGGATGAAGAGCTCAAGTTTGCCCGTACTTATGTGCGCCTGCTGAAAATGCGATTTGAGGACAGTATCATTTTTGACATTCCCGACCAATGCTCCGTACCCGAGGCCAAAATTGTGCCGCTCTCCTTGCAATTATTGTTGGAAAATGCGGTGAAGCACAATGTGGTGACCTCGTCCAGACCATTACATATCAAGGTGTATGAGGACAAGGGTATGTTGGTGGTCAGTAATAATCTTCAGGAAAAGCAGGTAGTCAAGAAAAGCAGTGGAGTGGGATTGCAGAACATCAAGCAGCGCTACCGTATTTTAACGGACCGTGAAATGGTCATCAACAAAACCACCAAGGATTTTAGCGTATCGCTGCCCATACTCACCCAAAAGTACACGGTGATGGAAACGCAGGAGAACTATATTGAGGAAAAACGGTACGCAAAGGCCAGGGAGCGCGTTCAGGCCATCAAAGACTTTTATGGGAACCTCATGGCCTATTGCATTGTGATTCCTTTTCTGTGGTGGCTCAATTTACGGACCACTGAGTTTCTTTGGGCCTTTTTTCCCACGATTGGATGGGGATTTGGGTTAACCGCCCATGGGATGGCCGCTTTTGGCTACAACCCCCTTTGGGGCAAGCGCTGGGAGGAGCGCAAGATCAAGGAATTAATGGATAAGGACGATTTTTAG
- a CDS encoding 2TM domain-containing protein — protein MDTTNKENKYIRARERVDELKSFYGNLTSYVLVISGLALINYFTNGFGYMWFLWAAFGWGIGVLFHAIKTFDLNPFFGKQWEKRKIEEIMRNEEQNDKWK, from the coding sequence ATGGATACAACGAATAAAGAGAACAAATATATAAGGGCTCGGGAGCGCGTGGACGAGCTTAAAAGTTTCTATGGGAACTTGACTTCCTATGTTCTGGTCATATCCGGTTTGGCACTTATCAATTATTTTACCAACGGATTTGGCTATATGTGGTTTTTATGGGCCGCTTTTGGCTGGGGGATAGGTGTTCTTTTTCACGCCATAAAAACATTCGACCTGAACCCATTTTTTGGAAAACAATGGGAGAAGCGCAAGATCGAGGAGATTATGCGCAATGAAGAACAGAACGATAAATGGAAATAA
- a CDS encoding 2TM domain-containing protein gives MENSTELRYAKAKERVECIKSFYYNLTAYLIVIPLLGYLNYRTTTFPWIIFPAVGWGLGLLGHGMSAYGFNPLFGKEWEERKIQEFMNDKEF, from the coding sequence ATGGAAAATTCAACAGAACTTAGATATGCCAAAGCCAAAGAAAGGGTGGAGTGTATCAAATCCTTTTATTACAATCTGACCGCTTACCTAATCGTGATCCCGTTGTTGGGATATCTCAATTACAGGACTACCACTTTCCCTTGGATCATTTTTCCTGCCGTAGGGTGGGGACTTGGACTGTTAGGTCACGGCATGTCCGCTTACGGATTCAATCCCCTTTTTGGCAAGGAATGGGAAGAGCGTAAGATTCAGGAGTTTATGAACGACAAAGAATTTTAA
- a CDS encoding DUF2141 domain-containing protein, with product MKTVTLALSFFLVSMIAIAQDNNGVDITVTIDNVQSNEGQVLLGLHTAETFMKGPGIQNLQSNIEDGKVTMTFTNVAPGTYAIMALHDANGNKRMDYEPNGMPKESYGMSGNDMTMGPPNFNSAQFQVANENLELNIRF from the coding sequence ATGAAAACTGTAACACTAGCTTTAAGTTTTTTCTTGGTAAGTATGATCGCCATTGCGCAAGACAACAATGGTGTGGATATTACCGTAACCATCGACAATGTACAGAGCAATGAAGGTCAAGTGCTTTTGGGACTGCACACCGCCGAAACTTTTATGAAAGGTCCAGGAATACAAAACCTCCAAAGCAACATTGAAGATGGAAAAGTGACCATGACCTTTACCAATGTTGCACCTGGTACATATGCCATAATGGCCCTGCACGATGCCAACGGAAACAAGCGCATGGATTATGAGCCAAACGGAATGCCCAAAGAAAGCTACGGAATGTCCGGGAACGACATGACGATGGGTCCGCCGAACTTCAACAGCGCCCAATTTCAGGTCGCCAATGAGAATTTGGAGCTCAATATCCGGTTCTAA
- a CDS encoding LytTR family DNA-binding domain-containing protein, producing the protein MNVLIIEDEKPAARRLSRLLSELEIEVSTMLHSVEDSIAWFQDNPHPDLIFLDIQLSDGLSFEIFDEIEVKSAIIFTTAYDEYALQAFKLNSIDYLLKPIDEEELESAVKKYRNFKPENQKIPIDFNDIKNLLVNPLEREYKKRFTARVGQHLKIINADDVECFYSENKGTYAATSDGRNYLLDTTLEQLEEELEPQTFFRVSRKFYVNINHIGDIISYTNSRLQIKMKRFDEHEIIVSRERVKDFKLWLE; encoded by the coding sequence ATGAATGTCCTGATCATTGAAGACGAAAAACCAGCGGCACGACGATTGTCCAGATTGCTTTCGGAGCTCGAAATTGAGGTGTCCACCATGCTGCATTCGGTTGAAGATTCCATTGCTTGGTTCCAAGACAACCCACATCCTGATCTCATCTTTTTGGACATTCAATTATCGGATGGACTTTCCTTTGAAATTTTTGATGAAATAGAGGTGAAAAGTGCTATCATTTTTACCACGGCTTATGACGAATATGCACTGCAAGCATTCAAGCTGAACAGTATCGATTATTTGCTAAAACCGATTGATGAGGAAGAGCTGGAAAGTGCCGTAAAAAAGTATCGGAATTTTAAGCCCGAAAACCAAAAGATCCCCATCGATTTTAACGACATCAAAAACCTTTTGGTAAACCCCTTGGAACGGGAATACAAAAAACGATTTACAGCTCGGGTGGGACAGCATTTAAAAATTATAAATGCCGATGATGTGGAATGTTTTTATAGTGAAAACAAGGGTACCTACGCCGCCACTTCGGACGGAAGAAATTATTTGCTCGACACTACATTGGAACAGTTGGAGGAGGAGTTGGAGCCCCAAACATTTTTCAGGGTGAGCCGTAAGTTTTATGTGAACATCAATCACATAGGCGACATCATTTCATACACCAATTCAAGGCTTCAAATTAAGATGAAACGGTTTGATGAACACGAAATCATCGTTAGTAGGGAACGGGTAAAGGATTTTAAGTTATGGTTGGAATAA
- a CDS encoding 2TM domain-containing protein produces the protein MENFNTEKYNRAKKRVDELKGFYIHLAIYIVINTFILINIFLRTDDFWRWEHFITLFAWGIGLFFHASKTFEFNPLLGKNWEERQIKKYMEEDKEEMKKFKQGHDR, from the coding sequence ATGGAAAACTTTAACACCGAAAAATACAATAGGGCCAAAAAAAGGGTCGACGAACTCAAGGGGTTTTATATCCACTTGGCCATTTATATCGTGATAAATACATTTATCTTGATCAACATCTTTCTTAGAACGGATGATTTTTGGAGATGGGAACATTTTATCACCTTGTTTGCGTGGGGCATTGGATTGTTCTTCCATGCTTCCAAAACCTTTGAATTCAATCCCCTTTTGGGAAAAAACTGGGAAGAACGACAGATCAAAAAGTATATGGAAGAGGACAAGGAAGAAATGAAGAAATTCAAGCAAGGCCATGACAGATAG
- a CDS encoding 2TM domain-containing protein: MTDRNFAREAAEKRVKELKGYYRHIAIFVVVNGILVLLKWGVLNSFLPEAFPKEAYFYDWINANILIWGVILLVHTIIVLRHKFSFFKKWEERQIQKYIDEDRDHVDKYK; this comes from the coding sequence ATGACAGATAGAAATTTTGCTCGGGAAGCTGCGGAGAAACGTGTCAAGGAACTGAAGGGTTACTATCGCCATATCGCCATTTTTGTGGTCGTTAATGGTATATTGGTATTGCTTAAATGGGGAGTGCTCAACTCATTTTTACCGGAAGCCTTCCCAAAGGAAGCCTACTTTTATGATTGGATCAATGCAAATATTTTGATTTGGGGAGTGATCTTGCTTGTACACACCATTATTGTACTTCGTCACAAATTCTCATTTTTCAAAAAGTGGGAAGAGCGTCAGATACAAAAATATATCGATGAGGATAGGGACCATGTTGATAAGTACAAATAA